Genomic DNA from Leucobacter triazinivorans:
CGATTCGCGTCCTTCATCGTCACCGGCTGATCGGATTGCCTGCACCGCGAGGGCAACCGCTTGTTGCGGGCCGATCCCGCGGGCGACCTCGATGGGCGGGAGATGCAGGCCCACTGGTTCCACGTCCACCGGGGTGCCACGACGAGAGGGGCGGGGGATCCAAGAGCCCCCGCCCCTCTTGTCGCGAGTGCGCCGTCAGCTCCCCTGGCGGCGCGACGTCTCAGCGATGACGCTCCAATCCCCCTCGCGCAGCTCGGGATCGGCGAGCGCCGTATCAAACGCTGCGATGAGGGCGGGCATGGTCGCCGGCTGCACCCCGGTCGCCTCGGCCACCGCCTCGGCGAGTGCGAGATCCTTCCGGCCGAGCGCGACGTGGAAGCCCGGCGGGTGGTACTCCTCGCGCGCGATGATCGAGCCGTAGCCGGAGTAGACCACGCCGCTGAAGAGCGTCGAACTGAGCAGCTCGGTGAACACCTCGGGAGCGACGCCGAGCCGCTCGGTCATCGCGACGGATTCGCCGATCGCCTGCATCGCGTGAATGATGTTGTAGTTCACTGCGGCCTTCACTGCGTTCGCCACCGACGGTCGTTCGCCGAGGTACCAGGTGCGCTTCCCGAGCACCTCGAAGTACGGCGCGAGTCCGTCGATCGTGGATTCGTCGCCGGCCGCCAGGATGTTGAGCTGCCCTGCAGCGGCGACATTCGGGCGCCCGAGCACCGGCGCCGCAATGTAGTTCGCATCGGAGCCCTCGAAGCGCGAGTAGAGGCGATCCGAGAGCGCTGGACTGATGGACGACATCATGACGTGGGTCCTCGCGCGGCAGGAGAGGAGCGCCTCGTCTGAGAACACGTCCGCGACAGCCGCGTCGTTGGCCAGCATGGAGAAGGACAGGGTAGCGGCGAGCGCGTCCGCTGGGGTGTCGGCCGCGCTCGCGCCGGCCGACACGAGCTCTTCGACCGCACCCGCAGAGCGATTCCACACGATCACGTCGTGTCCGGCTTCGACCAGGCGGGCCGCCATGGCCCGCCCCATCGTGCCGAGTCCGAGGAAGCCGACGGTGCTCATGCTTCGCCGCGTCCCCAGATCGTGTTCTTGTGGGATTGGGAGTCGCGTTGCAGGTTGAGCGGCCCGTCGATCGTGTAGTACCTGCGGCCGGCGACGATGAGGTCCTCTGCAGGGAACTTCGTGATCACCTCGCAGCCGTCGGCGGTCACGACGACCTCTTCCTCGATGCGGGCGGCGCCCCAGCCGTCGGCCGAGGGCCAGTACGTCTCGAGAGCGAACACCATGCCTTCCTCGATGAGCTCGGGGTGTTCGAGCGAGGTGAGGCGCGAGAAGATGGGCTTTTCCCAGATCGAGAGGCCGACGCCGTGCCCGTACTGCAGGGCGAAGGCAGCCATCTCATCGGGGAAGCCGAACTCCTCGGCCTTCGGCCAGACCTTGACGATGTCGGCCGTAGTGGCTCCCGGCCGGACGAGCGCGATCGCGCGGTCCATGTATTCGCGAGCCCGCTTGTACGCATCGCGTTGAGCGACGCTCGCCGAGCCGACGGCGAAGGTGCGGTAGTAGCACGTGCGGTAGCCGTTCCAGCTGTGCAAAATGTCGAAGAACGCGGGGTCCCCTGGGCGGATCAGCCGATCCGAGAACACGTGGGGGTGAGGTGCGCAGCGTTCGCCGGAGATCGCGTTGACGCCCTCCACGTATTCGGACCCGAGATCGTAGAGGGTCTTCGCGACGAGCCCGACGGCTTCGTTCTCGCGGACACCGGGGCGGAGGAAGCGATGGAGCTCCTCGTACGCCGCGTCGACCATGGAAGCGGCCTGGGTGAGGAGGAGGATCTCGTTGCGGGTCTTGATCCGGCGGGCCTCCATGAAGATCTGCTGGCCGTCGACGACATCGATCCCCTCGGCGCGCAGCGCCATGAGCACCGGCATCTCGATCACGTCGACCCCGAGGGGCGCGTTCGCGACGCCGAACTTCTCGAGCTCGCGCTTGATCTTCTTCGCGAGGTCGGCCGCCATCTCGGCGTCTGGCGGGAATGCGCCGCGGAGCGTTGAGATGCCCGCGCGTGAGCCGTTCTCCAGCCGGGGGCGCTTTGCGCCCTCGTGCGGGGCGTGCGGGTTCGCATCCATTTCGGAGGAGGTGACGTCGAGCCAGGGGTTGTAGAGCTGATGGTGCTTTGCCGCGGAGCCGAAATCCCAGACGATCGGGTCGGTATTGCGCGTCAGCAGCGAAAATCGGATGAGCTTATCCATCGCCCACGTGCCGATGTGGGTCGCGCTCATGTAGCGGATGTTCGAGAAGTCGAAGGCGAGGACAGCGCCGAGATCGGACCTCTGGAGTTCCGCTTTCAGACGTCCGAGCCGATCGTCGCGCAGCTGATCGAAGTCGACCCGCTGCTCCCAATCGACGCCGTTCGTGCCCGTGGTGCCGGTGCTCTTCATTGAAACCTCTCCTAGCATGGGGGAATACGTGCTCCCGCAATATGAAAGTTGTAAAGTAGAGCTTAACGCATCGAGCCGGGAATCCGGCTGGAAAAACGAGAGAATCTCGGAGAACCCATGTCCACAGAGGAAAGTATTGGTGAACGTTTGCGTTCAGCGCGCCTGGCGCGTCGCCTGAGTCTGCGCGGAGTGGCGCAGCAGCTCGGGGTGTCGGCGAGCCTGATCTCGCAGGTCGAGACGGGGAAGACGCGTCCATCCGTCGCCACGCTGTACGCGCTCGCAAGTCATCTGGACGTCTCCCTCGATGAACTGCTCGGGCTGGGGGCGGTGGAACGGCCGGGTGGGGCCGCCACTCCGGTGAGTTCGAGCGTGCAGCGCTCTTCGGACAATCCCGTGATCGAGATGGAGAACGGCGTGCGCTGGGAGCGCTTGGCGATGCAGCCGGGCGGCGCCGCCGATCCCGTGCTCGTCTCGTACGCTCCGGGGGCGTCGAGTTCGATCGAGGGCAAACTCATGCAGCACCGCGGTCAGGAGTACGGCTACGTGCTCGAGGGCACGATCACCCTGCAGCTCGAGTTCGACACTTTCGAGCTGCATCCGGGCGACTCGTTCCACTTCGACTCGGAGCGCCCTCACATCGTCTCGAATCGGGGGGACGTCGAAGCGAAGGGGGTGTGGTTCATCGTCGGGCGCGGCAGCGCGGGGAGCGTTCTCGGCGCCCACGAGGCTGGGCAGGCGCAGCGTTCCTCGGAGTCGGGGACCGACGCGCTGCATCGCAGCATCGGCGCGTAGGATCGCCCGGGTTCCGCAGACGCGTTCGCCCGCCGCACGGCCCCGTGCGGCGGGCGAACGCGTCTGCGGAACCCGAATCATGGCCGGGTGTGCAGGGCTGGTCGCGGGGCATCGATCCACGGGTCGATGAGGGTCTTGATCTGCGTCGCGGTGCCGTTCAGGAGCGGATCGAGTGCTTCCGGGATCAGTTCTCCCAGTGGGATGACCTGGCTCGCGATGTCGCTCCAGTCCGGGCGGGAGCTCAGCAGCCGGATCGCTTCGGGGAAGTCCGTCTCGAAGACGTGCGCCACGGTTCCGACGACGAGGTACTCGCGGAGTGTCCAGGTGCCGATGGCCTGCTGCGGCGGGGTGCGTTGGACGCCGACCGGCACGATCGTGGAGCCGGGTGCCGCGGCATCGAGCACCGAGGTGAAACCGGGGGCGGACCCGCTGACCTCGAAGAATACATCGGGATCGAGCTGCGCTTCAGCAAGTTGATCGGCGAGCGGGGCGCCGCCTGCCAGGAAGGTATGGTCAGCGCCGAGCGCACGGGCGAGTTCGAGGCGGTCTTCGTTGAGATCGACGACGATCACCTCGGCCCCGGTGCTTGCGGCGGCAACGGTGATGAATGCGCCGATGCCGCCGGCGCCGACGATCACCGCGGTGTCGTCGGCGGTCAATCCGCTGCGCCTCACGGCGTGCACTGCGATGGCCATCGGCTGGGTGAGGCCGAGAGTGTCTGTGGCGAGCCCGGAGCCGCTGACGTCGAGCACGATGTCAGCCGGGGCGACGACGTATCCGGCGAGGCCGCCGTCGTGGTGGAAGCCCTGAGTCGTATAGCTGCGGCAGAGATTCGTGCGTCCGGCGCGGCAGGGCTTGCAGGTGCCGCAGGAGATGCCCGCGCCGGACACGACCGTCGCGCCGAGAGCGATCCCTGTGACCTCCGCGCCGAGGGCCTCGACCGTGCCGACGAACTCGTGGCCGAGCGTGACCGGGGGCTGGGCGAGAACGAGCTGCTTGCCGTACTCCACAGCGTCGCTGCCGCAGACGCCGCAGACGCCGATCCTGATGAGCACCTCGCCCGGGCCGGGTGCCGGCACCGGGACCTCTTCGAGCCGGAGGTCGCCGACTGCGTGCAGTACGGCGGCCTGCATCGTCTTGGCGTGCGCCGTGCTCATGCGAAGCTTCCCGAAGCGATCGGCAGCTGGGCGGCCTCGCGGCTCTCGAGCATGGTGCCGAGGAAGTCCGTGTAGACCTGCTGATGCAGCGGGTGATCGAGGTATGCGTCGAGCGCATCCCCGTCGGCGACAATCGCGGCGACCGCGTAATCGGATCCGCCGGGACGCAGGTGGAGGTTGGGGCCGGCGGCGTACGAGTGGATGCAGTCGAGCTGTGCAGCCATCTCGGTCAGTGCCGCGGTCAGTGCGGCGATGCGTTCTTCGGTGACGTCCGGCTTCCAGCGGAAATTGGCGATGTGCAGGATCATGGGCTCCTCCTTGAGTGTGTGTTTAGTGGCAGTGTACATTGTTCCGCATGGCTGTGCACTCGACGATGCGCGGTCACTGAATCGGACGGAAGGCGGAGTATCATGGGCAATGCGCGGATCGCAGTACTGGGCGCAGGAGCCAATGGCGCCTCGATCGGAGCTGACCTCCTCGACGCCGGGCACGATGTCACGCTTATCGAGCAGTGGCCGGCGCACGTAGAGCGGATGCGTGAGGCGGGGCTCACGGTTGTGAGCGAGGGGGAGGCGCGGACAGTCCGCCCGCGGGCGATCCACCTCTGCGAAGTCGCGGAGGAGCGCGAGCCGTTCGACGCCGTGCTGATGCTGATGAAAGCGTACGATGCGAAGTGGTCGGCGCAGCTCATCGCGCCGCACCTCGCCGAGGACGGCGTGATGGCCGGCGTGCAGAACGGCATGACGACGGGCGCGGTGCGCGATGCCATCGGGGCGGAGCGCACGGTTGGCGCGGTGATCGAGTGCTCAGCGACGATGTTCGAGCCCGGCCTCGTGTATCGGCACACCGGCAGGGAGAGCGCCTGGTTCGCGACCGGGCTGCTCGAGGGGGGAGATCCGGCGCGCGAGTCCGTCGTGGCTGAGCTGCTCTCCGCGGCGGGCCGAGTCGAGCACTTCGAGGACATCGAATCGGCGAAGTGGATGAAGCTCGTCAGCAACGCCACGCTGCTCGTCTCCTCAGCGATACTGAATCTGCCGATGCTGGATGCGATGCGACTCACCGGCTATCGGGAGCTCATGATCGAGCTGGGCGAGGAAGCGCTCCGCGTCGGAACCGCGCTCGGGTATGCGACGCTGCCCATATTCGGTCTAGCAGTTGAGGAGGTGAGAGATCCGGCCCGGGTTGTCGAGAATATGACCGACAAGCTGTTCGCCGGCTTCGTGCGCCCGGGGGCGACAACTACTGTGCTGCAGGACTGGCAGCGAGGACGCCGCAGCGAAGCGGACGATCTGAACGGGCTCGTGGTGCGAGAGGCCGAACGGCTCGGGCTGGATGCGCCGGCGAATCGTCGCGTTCTCGAGTTCGCGAGAAGGATCGAACGCGGTGTGCTGCGGCCCGATCCGATGCACCTAGCAGATATGCGCGCCTTTTGAGCACTGCGCGGCTCTAAGCCCCGAAGATCTCGGGATGCTTCGAAAGCTGCCGGCGCGTACGGCGGATGTGCCCCGCCAGCACGCGCTCGGCCTCCTGGAAATCCCCGTCGCGCAGCGTCTGGATGAGGATGTTGTGCTCGTCATCGGCCAGGCGGCGCAGCTCGGGGGACCACGTGGCCACGTATGCGCGGCGGTAGGGGGCGGTGGTGTTCCAGAGCTTCGAGATGAGGTCGCCGAGTTGCTGGGTCCTGGCGTGGGCGTAGGTGGTGAGGTGGAACTCGCGGTCGAAGCGGAGGAAGCCGTCGACGTCAGCCGCCGCCGAGGCCTCGGACACCCGGGCCGCGAGCGATTCGAGGCGGGTGAAATCGTCCTCCGTGAGGTGGGGAGCGCTGAAGCCCAGCAGCAGGGGCTCGAGACGTTCGCGCATGAGGTAGACCTCCTCGCACTCGGGCAGCGTGAGCCGGGAGACCCACGAGCCGGAGTTCGCGACCGTGGTCACGAGCCCCTCGTGCACGAGGATGCGAATCGCCTCGCGAACGGGAACCCGACTCGCGCCGAAGCGTTCTGCGAGTTCCTCCTGCCGGATCCGGGTGCCCGGGTCGAGGTCGCCGCGGAGGATCTCCTCGCGCAGGCGCTCCGCGATCCGCTCGCCGGCGTCGCCGCCGCGCTGACCCGGTGATTCCGTGTGTGCTGCCATCATGCCCCTCCGCGTGGTCGTCACTCCCCCACCGTAATTCAGCGCTGCGGATGCAGGGGGTGCCACAGGAGCGTACCCGCATCCTGCTCGTACGCCTTGCCCTCGGGGTAGCTCACGAGCTCGAACTGCATGCCCCAGGGCGAGCGGAAGTAGACCCAGCGCTGCCCGGCGCTCGCGTTCGCGCTCGCAACGGGATCGCCCATGATCTCGATGCCCTCGGCGCGCAGGTACTCGAGGGCCGCGTCGAAATCATCGACGTAGAACGCGAGATGGTGCCCGCCGAGATCGCTGTTGCGGGGTTGAGGGCGCTGCTCGTCGGCCGGATCGTACTCGAAGACCTCGAAATTCGATCCGAAGCCGCAGCGGTAGAAGTTGAGGCGGCGCATGACCGTGCGCGGATGGACGCCGAGTTGCCGGGTCATCCAGTCTCCCTCGTCGTGCTGGAACGGGCCGAGCGAGTAGACGCGTTCGCAGCCGAGCACCCGCACGAAGAAGTCGTCTGCTTTGTCGAGGTCGGGGACGGTGAATCCGATGTGGTCGGTGCCGCGCAGTCCTGGCAGTGGCATCTCTTCTCCTCCGTTGGCGAGCAGGTTGACTTAATTGTATCCAATCATGGAGCAGAACGGGAGAATCTGCGCAGATGAAGACGGGGATAGCTTGCCATTGAATCCAATTAAGCGTATTGTCGGCTTATCCAACGACGACTCATCAACGGAGATTCACATGCCGAGACGCCGCACACTCGAAACGGGAGTGCCCTGGATCGAACTCGCCACGACGGCCGCCGACTGGAAGAAGGCGGACCCGCAGCTGCTCGCGACCATGCTGGGGCAGATCCAGCTGATCCGCTCGTTCGAGGAGTCGGTGCTCGAACTCGCCGGCGCCGGGCTCGTGCACGGCCCCGCCCACTCGAGCATCGGCCAGGAGGGCGGCGCGGTCGGCTCCATTCTCACGCTGCGCTCGAGCGACGGGGTGAACGGTTCGCACCGCGGCCACCACCAGTTCCTGGCCAAAGCGATCACCCACGTCTCGAACGGTGCGCTGGATCTCGGCGCATTGGTGGATACCGACATGCGGGCGATGCTGCAGCGCACGCTCGCCGAGATCCTCGGGCTCGCCCAGGGCTTCTCGGGCGGCCGCGGCGGATCGATGCACCTGCAGTGGCTGGAGGCCGGCGCGCTCGGCACCAATGCCATCGTCGGGGGCGGCGCCCCGCTGGCCGGCGGCAACGCCTGGGCGCAGCGGTACGCGGGCACCGACGATGTGTCGATCAACTACTTCGGCGACGGCTCGAGCCAGATCGGATCGGTGCTCGAGTCGATGAACCTGGCCGCCGCGTGGAAGACGCCGGTCATGTTCTTCATCGAGAACAACCTCTACGCCGTCTCCACCCACGCGAGCGAGGCGAGCGCCGACACTCGGTTCTCGGTGCGGGGCCAGGGCTTCTCGGTGCCGTCGTGGCGGGTCGACGGCATGGATCCCCTCGCGGTGCACCTCGCCACGCAGGAGGCGCTCGAGCGCATGCGCGGCGGCGAGGGCCCGGCGATCATCGAGGCCGAGGTCTACCGCTTCTTCCACCAGAACGGGCCCTTCCCCGGCAGTGCGTTCGGGTACCGCACGAAGGACGAGGAGAAGGCCTGGCGCGAGCGGGATCCGCTGCAGCGGATCGCATCGCGCATGCTGGAGCTCGGCCATGTGTCGGAGGCCGAGGTCGAATCGGTGCGAGAGCAGTCGAAGCAGGCCATGGCCGACGCCGTAGCGGCGCTCATCGAGGGCGACCCGGAGCGCGAGGGCAAGCGGCGGATCAAGCCCGAGCTGTGGCCCGATCCAGCGGTCGTCGACGCCGGCATCCGCAGCGATGCGCGCGAACTGGACGCGTGGGAGGCGAAGGAGCCGGGCGAGATCGGCGGATCCTGGCGCGACGTAAAGTTCGGCGACGCGGTGGCGGGTGCGATGGATCGTCGCATGGAGCAGGACGAGCGCATCGTCGTGCTCGGCGAGGACGTGCACAAGCTCGGCGGCGGCACGAACGGTGCCACGAAGGGGCTCGCCCAGAAGTACGGTCCCGAGCGCGTGGTCGGCACGCCGATCAGCGAGAACGCCTTCTTCGGCTTCGCCACGGGTGCGGCGCTCGACGGGCGCATCCGCCCGATCGTCGAGTTCATGTACCCCGACTTCATGTGGGTCGCCGCCGATCAGGTATTCAACCAGGCCGGGAAGGCCCGGCACATGTTCGGCGACAACAACGACGTGCCCCTGGTGCTGCGCACGAAGGTGGCGATGGGGGTGGGCTACGGCTCGCAGCACCTCATGGATCCGGCGGGGATCTTCGCCACGCAGCCCGGGTGGCGGATCGTGGCCGCCTCCAGCGCGGCCGACTACGTCGGCCTCATGAATGCAGCACTCGCGCTCGAGGACCCGGTGCTCGTGATCGAGCACGTCGACCTCTACGGCAAGGCCGATCGTGTGCCCGAGGGCGAGCTGGACTACATCATTCCGCCCGGATCGGCCGCGGTGCGGCGCGAGGGCTCGGATGTCACGGTGCTGACCTACCTGACGATGGTCGATCACGCGCTCGAGGCCGTCGAGCAGACGGGCATCGACGCCGAGGTGATCGACCTGCGCTGGCTCGACCGCGCCTCGTTCGACTGGGACACGGTCGGCGAGAGCATCAGGAAGACCAACGCCGTGCTGATCGTCGAGCAGGGCGCTCGGGGCGCCTCGTACGGGGGGTGGCTCGCCGACGAGATCCAGCGCCGATACTTCGACTGGCTCGACCAGCCCGTCGAGCGGGTCACCGGAGGCGAGGCGAGCCCGAGCATCTCGAAGGTGCTCGAGCGGGCCGCGATCGCCCGCACCGAAGAGGTCGTCGACGGCCTCGAGCGGGTGCGCACCGCACTCGGAGGGAGCAACTGATGGCCAGCATCGTGCGCATGCCGGAGCTCGTGACGGGCTCCGCCGAGGCCGCGATCGCGGCCTGGCTCGTGGCCGTGGGCGACGAGATTTCCGCCGGGCAGCCGATCGTCGAGATCGAGACCGAGAAGGCGACGGTCGAGTACGAGGCCGAAGCCTCCGGGGTGCTCGCCGGCACGCTGCTCGAGGCCGGGACGTCGGTGGAGGTGGGCACGCCCATCGCAGTGCTCGCCACCGGAGGCCAGTCGGCCGAGGAGGCGCTCGCCGAGGCCGGCGCGGCCTCGGGAGGCGACCCGGGAGCCGACGAGCCGGGATCGGCGCAGCCGGATCCTGAGCCTGCTCCGAACTCTGAGCCTGCGTCCCCTGAATCCGACGAACGGGCAGCCACCGCGGATCCGGAGACACCGACGGCCTCGGGCGAGCGACGGTTCGCGAGCCCGCTGGTGCGCAAGCTGGTGCGCGAGCGCGGTCTCGATCTCAGCGGGGTGCAGGGCACCGGACCGAACGGCCGGATCGTGCGCCGCGACCTGGACGGTCTCGCGGCCGTGCCGGTCCCGGCTCCCGCGGCCGCCGCCGCTGCGTCGTCGGAGTCGGCGGATGCCGCGCCGGACGTGCCCTCCGCGCCGAAGACCGTGCCGTCGAGCGCGCCCGAACCGGCTTCGGGATACACCGACGTGCCCCACACCGGGATGCGCCGGGCGATCGCGCGCCGGCTCACCGAGAGCAAGAGCACGGTGCCGCACTTCTACCTCGTCGCCGACTGCCGAATGGACGCGCTGCTCGAACTGCGTGCGCAGGTCAATGCGCTGGAGGCCACCCGGGTCTCGGTCAACGACTTCGTGGTGAAGGCGGTTGCCGCCGCGCTGCAGGACGTTCCGGGCGCGAATGCGATCTGGACGGACGATGCCACGCGCCGATTCGACTCGGTCGACATCTCCGTTGCGGTCTCCGTGCCCGACGGACTGTTCACTCCGGTCGTGCGCGGGGTCGAGAAGCTCTCGCTCGGCGCGCTCAGCCGCGAGATCCGCGACTACGCCGAGCGCGCGCGTGCGGGCAGGCTGAAGCAGCACGAGCTCGAGGGCGGGTCGTTCTCGGTCTCCAACCTCGGCATGTACGGCACGAGCGAGTTCTCGGCGATCCTCAACCCGCCGCAGGCCGGTATCCTCGCCGTCGGCGCGGCGGAGAAGCGCCCGGTGGTGCAGGACGACGGTGCGCTCGGCGTCGCGACGATCATGACGGTCACGCTCTCGGCCGACCACCGTGTCCTCGACGGCGCGCTCGCCGCCGAGTGGCTCGCGGCCTTCACGAAGCGCATCGAGTCCCCGATGAGCCTGCTCGTCTGAATCCGGGTTCCGTCGTCGTCGCGCGATCGGGGCGTCGCGCGATCGGGGCGCCGCGCGATCGGGGCGCCGCGCGATCGGGGAGTGCGGCTCTAGCCGATTCGGTCAGATGAGCCGCAGACCCGGCGGAGGTACGAAGTCCGGGCCCGGTGAGTCGACGGGATCCCCCGCGGGATCCACCTCCGCGGGATCCACCTCCTCCGTGAGCGCGAAGAGCAGCTCGGCGAGGCGGTCGCCGAGCTCGTCGAAGGCGCCGCTCGCCTCTGGTCCGGCGAGCGCGGCCGTGCGCAACGCCCGCTCGTAGACCCCGCTGAGCACCGGCATCGCGCGCTCGACCGGGATCACGAAGCGGCGTCCCGCCGCGGCGATCACGCGCTCGACGACCCCAGCGATGCTGGCGTAGAAGCGATCCATGAACTCGTGGTGGCCGGGCGCGATCGATGGGTCGCGCATGGCGAGCAGCAGGAACTCGGCCTCGAGCACGAACCAGGCGGTCGCGTCGCTCGCCGGCGCGAAGAACTCAACGATGTAGCGCGCCGCCTCCGCTGGGGAGATGCAGCCGCTGCGCTCGCGCAGGCCGGGTTCCAGCTCGCGTGCCTTCTCCGCGAGATCCTCGGCCCGCCGTTCGAACTCGCGCTCCAAGAGCGCCAGGAAGAGCTGCTCCTTGCTCGAGAAGTTCGAGTAGAAGGCGCCGCGGGTGAACCCGGCGCGGGCGCACACGGCCTCGACGGAGGCGCCCTGCAAGCCCTCCTCGGCGAAGACCTCGACGGCGGCGTCGAGCAGTCGCGTGCGGGTCTCCTGGCGTCTGGCACTCGGAGTCGACATGTCACCATCTTCGCACGTTCAGCCGGCTCGAAGGCGGTGCGGATACATTGGTGTATCGAAAGCGATGCACGAGTGCATCGAGAGCACCCCCTCCCGCGACCGAAAGGCCCGCATGTCCACGCTGCTCTATGCCCTCGGCCGGTGGGCGATCCGCGCGAAGACCCTCGTCCTCATCCTCTGGATCGCGGTGCTCGCCCTGCTCGGCGCCGGCGCGGGGCTCTTCGGCCAGGGCGCCAACGCACCCATCACGATCCCGGGCACCGAGTCGCAGGAGGCGATCACCGAGCTCGGTCGCACCTTCCCCGAGGTCAGCGGCACGAGTGCGACGATCATCGTCGTCGCGGCGGACGGCGAGCGGGTCGACGACGCGGCCTATGAGCAGATCATCTCCGATGCCGCGGCGGATCTCGAGGACGTGCGCGATGTCACGGCGGTGCAGACGCCGTTCTCGGAGCTGGCCGGCGGCGGGCTCGCCGACGACGGCAGCGCCGCGCTCATCACCGTGCAGGTCGAGGGCGACATGAGCACGGTGCCGGACGCGACGGTCGAGGGGATCGAGCGGGCCACCGAGGAGATCCGGGATCAGCTGCCGCAGGGCGCCCAGGCGTCCTACGGAGGGGAGATGTTCTCCGCCGCCGTGCCGGGGATCAGCCCCACCGAGGCGATCGGCGTGCTGGTCGCCTTCGTGGTGCTGATCCTGACGCTCGGATCGCTCATCGCGGCCGGCATGCCCCTGCTCATCGCGATTCTCGGCGTCGGGGTCTCCATCGCGGGCCTCTTCCTCGTCACCGCGTTCGCCGACCTCACGTCGACCACCCCCATGCTCGCGCTCATGCTCGGCCTGGCCGTGGGCATCGACTACACGCTCTTCATCGTGAGCCGGCACCAGGAGCAGCTGCGCGCGGGCCTCGGCGTCGAGGAGTCGATCGCGCGCGCCACCGCCACCAGCGGATCGGCGGTGGTGTTCGCCGGCCTTACCGTGATCATCGCGCTCGTGGGTCTCGCGGTCGCCGGGATCCCGTTCCTCACCGCGCTCGGCGTCGCCGCCGCCGCCGCGGTCGCCATCGCGGTGCTCATCGCGATCACGCTCACCCCCGCAGTCATGGCGATGGCCGGGATGCGGATCCTGCCGAAGAAGCAGCGATCCGTCGTTCTGCGTGAGGAACGAGGCGCAGAATCCAGTCGGGTGGATCCTGCGACTCGCAAGCTCGCGCAGGATGACGGGGAGACGCCGCACGCGCAGGATGACGGGGAGACGCCGCACGCTCCCTCGCGCGCCGACCGCTTCTTCGCCGGCTGGGTGCGCACGGTGACCCGGCGCCCGATCATCACGATCGCGGCGGTGCTCGTCGCCCTCGGCCTCGCCGCCGTTCCCGCGCTCGACCTGCGTCTCGCGCTCCCCAACGCGACCTCGCTGCCCGCCGACGATCCCGCCCGCGTCACCTACGAGCTGACGGGCGAGCACTTCGGCGAGGGCCACAACGGCCCGCTGCTGCTCACCGGCTCGATCATCACGAGCGAGGACCCGCTGGGACTCATGGAGGATCTCGCCGACGAGGTGCGGCAGGTCCCCGGCGTCGCCGAAGTGCCCCTCGCCACCCCGAACCAGGGCGCCGACACCGGGATCATCCAGGTGGTGCCCGAGGAGGGCCCCCACGCCGAGAGCACCGCGCAGCTCGTGCACGAGCTGCGCGAGCTGCACGACGTGTGGCAGGAGGAGTACGGCGTGAGCCTCGCGGTGACGGGCTTCACCGCGGTCGGCATCGACGTCTCCGAGATGCTCATGCAGGCGCTGCTGCCCTTCGGCATCCTGGTGGTCGGGCTCTCGCTGATCCTGCTCGCCATGGTCTTCCGCTCCGTCTGGGTGCCCGTCAAGGCCACGCTCGGCTATCTGCTCTCGGTGGGCGCCGCGTTCGGCGCGGTCGTCGCGGTGTTCCAGTGGGGCTGGTTCGCCGATCTGCTGCACGTGAGCGCCGCGGGCCCGGTGCTGAGCTTCATGCCCATCATCCTCATGGGCGTGCTCTTCGGCCTGGCGATGGACTACGAGGTGTTCCTCGTCTCGCGCATCCGCGAGGAGTACGTGCACGGGGCGACGGCGCGCGACGCGATCCGGCGCGGCTTCGTCGGCAGCGCGAAGGTGGTCACGGCCGCCGCCCTCATCATGTTCGCCGTGTTCGCCGCATTCGTGCCGGAGGGCGACCCCAGCATCAAGGTGATCGCGCTGGGTCTCGCGGTCGGTGTGTTCGTCGACGCGTTCATCGTGCGCATGACGCTCGTGCCGGCGGTGCTCGCGCTGCTCGGGGATCGCGCGTGGTGGATGCCGCGC
This window encodes:
- a CDS encoding NAD(P)-dependent oxidoreductase, whose translation is MSTVGFLGLGTMGRAMAARLVEAGHDVIVWNRSAGAVEELVSAGASAADTPADALAATLSFSMLANDAAVADVFSDEALLSCRARTHVMMSSISPALSDRLYSRFEGSDANYIAAPVLGRPNVAAAGQLNILAAGDESTIDGLAPYFEVLGKRTWYLGERPSVANAVKAAVNYNIIHAMQAIGESVAMTERLGVAPEVFTELLSSTLFSGVVYSGYGSIIAREEYHPPGFHVALGRKDLALAEAVAEATGVQPATMPALIAAFDTALADPELREGDWSVIAETSRRQGS
- a CDS encoding M24 family metallopeptidase, which codes for MKSTGTTGTNGVDWEQRVDFDQLRDDRLGRLKAELQRSDLGAVLAFDFSNIRYMSATHIGTWAMDKLIRFSLLTRNTDPIVWDFGSAAKHHQLYNPWLDVTSSEMDANPHAPHEGAKRPRLENGSRAGISTLRGAFPPDAEMAADLAKKIKRELEKFGVANAPLGVDVIEMPVLMALRAEGIDVVDGQQIFMEARRIKTRNEILLLTQAASMVDAAYEELHRFLRPGVRENEAVGLVAKTLYDLGSEYVEGVNAISGERCAPHPHVFSDRLIRPGDPAFFDILHSWNGYRTCYYRTFAVGSASVAQRDAYKRAREYMDRAIALVRPGATTADIVKVWPKAEEFGFPDEMAAFALQYGHGVGLSIWEKPIFSRLTSLEHPELIEEGMVFALETYWPSADGWGAARIEEEVVVTADGCEVITKFPAEDLIVAGRRYYTIDGPLNLQRDSQSHKNTIWGRGEA
- a CDS encoding helix-turn-helix domain-containing protein — its product is MSTEESIGERLRSARLARRLSLRGVAQQLGVSASLISQVETGKTRPSVATLYALASHLDVSLDELLGLGAVERPGGAATPVSSSVQRSSDNPVIEMENGVRWERLAMQPGGAADPVLVSYAPGASSSIEGKLMQHRGQEYGYVLEGTITLQLEFDTFELHPGDSFHFDSERPHIVSNRGDVEAKGVWFIVGRGSAGSVLGAHEAGQAQRSSESGTDALHRSIGA
- a CDS encoding zinc-dependent alcohol dehydrogenase, which gives rise to MSTAHAKTMQAAVLHAVGDLRLEEVPVPAPGPGEVLIRIGVCGVCGSDAVEYGKQLVLAQPPVTLGHEFVGTVEALGAEVTGIALGATVVSGAGISCGTCKPCRAGRTNLCRSYTTQGFHHDGGLAGYVVAPADIVLDVSGSGLATDTLGLTQPMAIAVHAVRRSGLTADDTAVIVGAGGIGAFITVAAASTGAEVIVVDLNEDRLELARALGADHTFLAGGAPLADQLAEAQLDPDVFFEVSGSAPGFTSVLDAAAPGSTIVPVGVQRTPPQQAIGTWTLREYLVVGTVAHVFETDFPEAIRLLSSRPDWSDIASQVIPLGELIPEALDPLLNGTATQIKTLIDPWIDAPRPALHTRP
- a CDS encoding Dabb family protein; amino-acid sequence: MILHIANFRWKPDVTEERIAALTAALTEMAAQLDCIHSYAAGPNLHLRPGGSDYAVAAIVADGDALDAYLDHPLHQQVYTDFLGTMLESREAAQLPIASGSFA
- a CDS encoding ketopantoate reductase family protein, whose product is MDAVELCSHLGQCRGQCGDAFFGDVRLPAEIGDVQDHGLLLECVFSGSVHCSAWLCTRRCAVTESDGRRSIMGNARIAVLGAGANGASIGADLLDAGHDVTLIEQWPAHVERMREAGLTVVSEGEARTVRPRAIHLCEVAEEREPFDAVLMLMKAYDAKWSAQLIAPHLAEDGVMAGVQNGMTTGAVRDAIGAERTVGAVIECSATMFEPGLVYRHTGRESAWFATGLLEGGDPARESVVAELLSAAGRVEHFEDIESAKWMKLVSNATLLVSSAILNLPMLDAMRLTGYRELMIELGEEALRVGTALGYATLPIFGLAVEEVRDPARVVENMTDKLFAGFVRPGATTTVLQDWQRGRRSEADDLNGLVVREAERLGLDAPANRRVLEFARRIERGVLRPDPMHLADMRAF